A window of Paenibacillus polygoni contains these coding sequences:
- a CDS encoding SDR family oxidoreductase, with protein MKFTGYDKSFSIEDKVAIITGGASGIGYAVAQLFLEKGASVAILDLKDDVSEVATALHTSRAIGLPCNVTDNESMEEAIHQVQSHFGKIDILVNCAGVVFLDDAENISDTYWQKTLDINVTGTFKMAQKVGNILIKQGTGGKIINLASQAALIALDNHVAYCASKAAVLGITRSLAFEWAQFNINVNAISPTIILTELGKKAWAGEVGEQAKKEIPLGRFGYPEEVAAVALFLASDASNMITGENIVMDGGNTIK; from the coding sequence ATGAAATTCACGGGATATGACAAAAGCTTTAGCATTGAGGATAAAGTAGCTATTATTACAGGGGGAGCAAGTGGTATTGGTTATGCTGTTGCTCAGTTATTTTTAGAAAAAGGGGCTTCTGTTGCCATCCTGGATTTAAAAGACGATGTTTCCGAGGTTGCGACTGCTTTACATACCTCGAGGGCTATTGGTTTACCTTGTAACGTAACAGACAATGAAAGTATGGAAGAAGCCATTCATCAAGTGCAGTCTCATTTTGGTAAAATTGATATTCTTGTTAACTGCGCTGGCGTTGTTTTCTTAGATGATGCAGAGAATATTTCAGATACGTACTGGCAGAAAACATTAGATATTAATGTAACAGGAACTTTTAAAATGGCACAAAAAGTCGGGAATATTCTCATCAAGCAAGGCACCGGCGGAAAAATTATCAATTTAGCGTCCCAAGCTGCTTTAATTGCCCTAGATAATCATGTTGCTTATTGTGCAAGTAAAGCCGCTGTCTTGGGTATTACACGTTCTCTTGCATTTGAATGGGCTCAATTTAACATTAACGTGAATGCAATTTCACCAACCATTATCTTAACCGAACTTGGGAAGAAAGCTTGGGCTGGTGAAGTAGGCGAACAAGCGAAGAAAGAAATTCCTCTCGGTCGTTTTGGTTATCCTGAGGAAGTGGCAGCTGTAGCCTTGTTCTTAGCAAGTGATGCCTCCAACATGATTACGGGGGAAAACATCGTCATGGACGGTGGTAACACTATAAAATAA
- a CDS encoding AEC family transporter produces MILDILLEVVLPVFVLIGVGSLMQRVFELDLYTLAKINFYFITPAAVFMSMYLSEMSGELLGTIALFYAMYSLILYLIGCIVAKSFKFNKGMKAAFNNSIMLDNAGNYGMPISALVFKGDPLAASIQAFIMSMQSLLTFTYGVLSIQGAQLKGNYRSLVIGFLKMPVPYALLLGILWNALGAPLPTFLSMPLTYAQQSMVAVALLTLGAQIVKYPLRLGRVTVYVSMFIRLLIAPVIGVTLVYLLGLEGMTAQALIIASGMPTGVNASILAEEYRNEPDFAAQTVLISTLFNVITLIGLIALARTF; encoded by the coding sequence ATGATTTTAGACATCTTGCTTGAAGTTGTCCTGCCCGTATTTGTACTAATTGGTGTAGGCTCATTAATGCAGCGTGTGTTTGAACTCGATCTATATACACTCGCCAAAATTAACTTTTACTTTATTACTCCGGCTGCCGTGTTTATGAGTATGTATCTATCGGAGATGTCCGGTGAACTGCTTGGAACAATAGCCCTTTTTTATGCAATGTACTCTCTTATTCTCTATTTAATCGGCTGCATTGTGGCGAAATCATTCAAGTTCAACAAAGGAATGAAAGCTGCTTTTAACAACAGTATTATGCTGGACAATGCAGGAAATTACGGAATGCCGATTAGTGCACTTGTATTCAAAGGTGATCCGCTTGCCGCTTCGATTCAGGCTTTTATTATGTCGATGCAGAGCTTGCTGACGTTTACATATGGGGTACTTTCGATTCAAGGGGCGCAGCTAAAAGGGAACTACCGCAGTCTCGTTATCGGGTTCCTCAAAATGCCTGTTCCTTACGCTCTATTACTCGGTATTCTGTGGAATGCACTGGGTGCACCGCTTCCTACTTTTCTGTCGATGCCATTAACTTACGCTCAGCAGTCGATGGTTGCTGTCGCGCTGTTGACCCTTGGAGCACAGATTGTAAAATATCCGCTTAGATTAGGACGGGTCACCGTATATGTCAGTATGTTCATTCGTCTGCTAATCGCTCCTGTGATCGGCGTTACACTTGTATATCTTCTTGGACTGGAAGGAATGACAGCACAGGCCCTGATTATTGCTTCGGGTATGCCGACTGGCGTTAATGCTTCTATCCTGGCAGAAGAGTACCGGAATGAGCCTGACTTTGCTGCTCAAACCGTTCTCATCTCAACACTGTTTAATGTCATAACGCTGATTGGACTCATTGCACTTGCTCGTACTTTTTAA
- a CDS encoding DeoR/GlpR family DNA-binding transcription regulator: MKKIFAQERHKLILDKLAQQRSVTIKELASSLNVSEATLRTDLTKLEQQNLLRRTHGGAILVDPNELDTSFSTRQMKNKDEKVAIAKAAVKTILNNQCIMLDASSTALELAHQLKDSPYRLTVVTSGLKVAMELNDSPQITVILLGGIVKQGSCSLEGTLGAEILNKIHVDQLFTSSNGFSEEAGFTDFSVYEVELKKRMVKAATKTTVLLDHTKIDRNSIAAFAEITDIDTFITDQPVSDKYVELFKKHHIELIVTD, from the coding sequence CAAACTGATTTTAGATAAATTAGCGCAACAACGCAGTGTCACAATTAAAGAACTTGCTTCTTCTTTAAATGTATCTGAAGCTACATTACGAACGGATTTAACCAAATTAGAACAACAAAATCTATTACGCAGAACGCATGGCGGTGCTATTCTCGTTGATCCTAATGAACTAGATACCAGCTTCTCCACAAGACAAATGAAAAACAAAGATGAGAAAGTTGCGATTGCAAAAGCTGCGGTGAAAACGATTTTAAACAATCAATGTATTATGCTGGATGCCAGCTCTACTGCATTAGAACTTGCACATCAACTTAAAGATTCACCTTATCGGCTCACCGTAGTGACAAGTGGCTTAAAAGTAGCGATGGAACTCAATGACTCCCCTCAGATTACCGTCATTTTATTAGGAGGGATCGTTAAACAAGGTTCTTGTTCACTGGAAGGGACACTTGGAGCGGAAATTTTAAATAAAATCCATGTGGATCAGCTTTTCACATCTTCCAATGGTTTTTCAGAAGAAGCGGGATTTACAGACTTTAGCGTGTACGAGGTAGAACTGAAAAAAAGAATGGTGAAGGCTGCAACGAAAACAACCGTTTTACTTGACCACACGAAGATTGATCGCAATTCCATTGCCGCCTTTGCCGAAATCACGGATATTGATACTTTCATTACAGACCAACCTGTTTCAGACAAATATGTAGAGTTATTTAAGAAGCATCATATTGAGCTCATTGTTACGGATTAA
- a CDS encoding mismatch-specific DNA-glycosylase has translation MEPISDHLEHGLQIIFIGFNPSIKSGETGHHYANPRNNFYRILHQSGLTPRLYEAKEDQDLLKLGYGFTNIVARPTVGIDDITKEEYAEGREILKQKLEKYRPEVACFVGKGVYTQYTKRTKVNWGFQPEPFVAGMHEFVAPSSSGLVRMPMKQIIEIYRELSLFLHDDT, from the coding sequence ATGGAACCCATATCCGATCATCTGGAGCATGGGCTTCAGATTATATTTATCGGCTTTAATCCAAGTATTAAGTCAGGTGAGACCGGACATCACTATGCGAATCCGAGAAATAATTTTTACCGAATCTTGCACCAATCCGGACTTACTCCGCGCTTATATGAAGCAAAAGAAGACCAGGATCTGTTGAAATTGGGGTATGGTTTTACCAACATTGTTGCAAGACCTACCGTCGGCATTGATGATATTACGAAGGAAGAGTACGCAGAAGGGCGAGAAATTTTGAAACAGAAGCTGGAGAAGTATCGCCCTGAAGTGGCTTGTTTTGTAGGGAAAGGCGTATATACACAATACACGAAAAGAACCAAAGTGAATTGGGGGTTTCAGCCCGAGCCTTTTGTAGCCGGAATGCATGAATTCGTGGCACCTTCTTCAAGCGGGCTCGTGCGTATGCCGATGAAACAGATTATCGAGATTTACCGAGAGTTAAGCCTATTCTTGCATGATGATACATAA